A region of Vitis vinifera cultivar Pinot Noir 40024 chromosome 15, ASM3070453v1 DNA encodes the following proteins:
- the LOC100251342 gene encoding LOW QUALITY PROTEIN: uncharacterized protein LOC100251342 (The sequence of the model RefSeq protein was modified relative to this genomic sequence to represent the inferred CDS: inserted 1 base in 1 codon; deleted 1 base in 1 codon) gives MEPTMEPQNRRCKSLKALSLPPLEEREDSSATAQNPKLPPLCKENKLNLSKYTRPGCFVRSCSLPCVKAHKQHTGCTVRSQRTQFIPLSQFDDNLLLSDYNLLEEVKRVAESAQRTRVNLLGYSHFKIPSHLQGLRNAAQSHRXKLLFLPSGMSKREKNKSQCNLRDKCITWTIEWWFHSTDIVYSTTGPQVTIP, from the exons ATGGAACCCACTATGGAGCCGCAGAATCGCAG GTGCAAGAGT CTTAAAGCCCTCAGCCTTCCTCCCTTGGAAGAACGAGAAGACTCATCTGCAACAGCCCAAAACCCTAAACTCCCACCTCTGTGCAAGGAGAACAAATTGAATCTATCAAAGTACACACGCCCAGGTTGCTTTGTGCGCTCCTGTAGTCTTCCTTGTGTGAAAGCTCACAAGCAACACACT GGGTGTACGGTCAGGAGCCAGCGGACCCAGTTCATTCCCCTCTCTCAATTTGACGATAATCTCCTCTTATCTG ATTATAATTTGCTCGAGGAAGTGAAGAGGGTCGCAGAATCTGCTCAGAGAACAAGAGTTAATTTGTTAGGGTATTCTCATTTTAAGATTCCATCCCATCTCCAAGGCCTTAGGAATGCTGCACAGAGTCACA ACAAACTCCTATTTCTCCCCAGTGGAATgtcaaagagagagaaaaataaatctcAATGCAACCTAAG AGATAAATGCATTACTTGGACGATTGAATGGTGGTTTCATTCAACAGACATTGTTTACTCGACCACGG GACCCCAGGTCACCATTCCGTGA